tggaattctgagtttaaatctcataactctgagaaaaaagtcagaattgtgagataaaaagttgcaattacctttaaaaaatttttatttagtggcggaagcGGGCTTCCATAGGTATCTTATAGTTAATCAATTAATATGTTTTTACTGTAGAGTGTTAGACTCCTTTTccaaaattagcatttttttatGATGTACTAGTCAAATAAGTGCTACACTACTGGagagaactgagaaaaatgacagTCGTAAAAAACAGTAGAAAAACGTAAGCACCCATAATGCACTGGGCTGTGGGCTCAATCAGATTATCCATGAATGAGGATACAAAAACTTGGAAGTACAATCTGTAGTTTTCACAAAAGCCCTGTCAAATGTCCATAGGATGATGTTAAACCATTTATTTGATGACAAATGTGAcctaccagtcataagggtccatttttttgaaattaagatttatacatcatatgaaagctgaataaatattctttccattgatgtatggtttgttaggataggacaatatttgtttgagatacaactatttgaaaatctggaatctgagggtgtaaaaaaatctaaatattgtaacaaaaaaattgcctttaaagttgtccaaatgaagttcttagccatgcgtattattattcaaaaatcaagttttgatatatatttatggtaggaaatttacaaagtatctttatggaacattatctttacttaacttcctaatgatttttggcataaaagaaaaatgaatgcGATTaatttgacctatacaatgtatttttggctattgctacaaaaatatcccttgctacttaagttttgtggtcaagggtcacaaagaaaaatgaaacaaaagcacGCACATCAGTCTCAAAAGGGTGCTCGACCAAAAAGCAACAAgtaaaaaatagaatataaagtcggcaacacctaagctccaaaagtatcaaaaatatttattattaaaacaactttcgcatagcgtgtgttacgtttcgagcacgcaggctcttcatcagacaaATTGACTACTCATGTGCATCCCTTTATATCTCCAGGTGATCATAATTACGTCAAAACACCATGTGACTAACAAATAAATCGACTACAATAAATTTACATGCAAAGATATATAAAGCTATGCAAAATACAACAATTAATGTACACTTCAATAAACACTTTTCTTAATTTTATACCTGCAAGTATACATCCGAATAATGACATTAATCACACCAAAACCTTTTGATATATTCAATACATAAAAAAACCATCTGTATTACCATAACACTTCAGAGAAATGGGCGAATATCAAAATCTTCATTAAGTCCTCTAGGAGACAACGTATCTAATGTGAAAATCCAAAAAGCCTCACGTTGTAAAAGCAATTTGTTAATATCACCTCCACGACGTGGATACTTAACTACCTCGATGCCTATATATTGAAGAGTGGAAACTGAATGTCTAAAAACTGCAAAATGCTGAGCAACTGGACTTTTAGGATCGTGATGTCTAATTGCACATCGATGTTCAGAAATACGATTTTTCAAAGGTCTACTAGTCTTACCAATGTAGCATAAGCCACAAGGGCAACGAAGCATATAAATAACGTTAGCCGTCTTACACGAAATGGTACCACGAATTTTAAAAATTTTTGCCGTATGAGGATGTGTGAAAGTTGATGTCTTATACGTGAAATTACACTGTTGACAATTGCCACATCTAAAATTACCCTGAGGTATTTTATCCAAGAAATGAGAAGCCGATTTCAAATCTGCTCTGACTACAATATTTCGAAGGTTAGGCGTTTTTTTATGCACTAGACGAGGtggtttttcaaaacatttcttgNNNNNNNNNNNNNNNNNNNNNNNNNNNNNNNNNNNNNNNNNNNNNNNNNNNNNNNNNNNNNNNNNNNNNNNNNNNNNNNNNNNNNNNNNNNNNNNNNNNNNNNNNNNNNNNNNNNNNNNNNNNNNNNNNNNNNNNNNNNNNNNNNNNNNNNNNNNNNNNNNNNNNNNNNNNNNNNNNNNNNNNNNNNNNNNNNNNNNNNNNNNNNNNNNNNNNNNNNNNNNNNNNNNNNNNNNNNNNNNNNNNNNNNNNNNNNNNNNNNNNNNNNNNNNNNNNNNNNNNNNNNNNNNNNNNNNNNNNNNNNNNNNNNNNNNNNNNNNNNNNNNNNNNNNNNNNNNNNNNNNNNNNNNNNNNNNNNNNNNNNNNNNNNNNNNNNNNNNNNNNNNNNNNNNNNNNNNNNNNNNNNNNNNNNNNNNNNNNNNNNNNNNNNNNNNNNNNNNNNNNNNNNNNNNNNNNNNNNNNNNNNNNNNNNNNNNNNNNNNNNNNNNNNNNNNNNNNNNNNNCtttaaatatgtggtttgttaataaagacaaCGTCtatttgcaacttttttttcaatgttttcgGACATGTGAGCTCTAGGGCACAGCACTCATGAACCCCCAGAGAACAGCcttaccttggccagatcttctggaatttgccgctgggtccgatgtctctatagtggttaaacatgagatataatttgtttgggGTAAATCTAACTgtcagtctttggtctcattaatctactATTTGTTCCAGAGTGAATAgatttggctgagggcaaaatctcatcacgttatatttgatttaaatttaatgctgtatattagagcactgcctttgtacttttgactgaattgcctagcaactttcataatgctgttgttttttattaaacattattatttaataaatactattttacaTATAATTAACAGTAGTATTTAATAGTAGCATTTAGTATTGGGAAACGGTTTGTGCTCGCGATGATGATTTTAGTtggactgtttttatgagtcagcagtaaagacttctatattgaaagagactgctGGTGCTTAGATCAATTGCTTTGTTCAAAAACAGGGATTCAAATTATTACAATGTTGCTTTTTATTCTTGGTGTGGTTCACTTTCACACAGCAAAGTTTCTAAATGGATCAAAATTGATACAAGTCATGTGCGAGTAAACTGTCCTCTCATTGGTCAAAGTTCCACGGTTTATTTTCTGGGATTCCACTCATAGCAGTCATCCATCAGGATAGGAGGTCAACAGCTTTATGGGCTTATTATAGTTTAAGCAATAAAAGCCAATTTATTTCAGACGCTCACTAAATACCTTGTAAACTTCTGCATTTTGAAAAGTTTTTCTGCAACAATCGAcggttcattttaagcaaaacAACAAAGCTACTGCTCTTCACTACAACTGAACTGCTCCAATCGAGCCAAGACCACCTTGTTGAGTCGATCTTGGACCGATTGTTTTGCCGCTGATTCAAACGTGATTGCCGCGTTCACATATGCCCAAACGAACCAGGTTCCAAAACAACAGGCCAGGCGTAAAAGCACCCTGAAAcagaaagttatttttactttcaccAATGCCTTGCaagacgcagccaacaaatgcactgagcaccGCTGTCTTTGGAAATCACCCATAACATATAAAAGGATAGTGCGACAAAGATATCTCTTTTCTCAGTGGACATTCAAATTAATGTTTTGTgtatatgagattgagctgaagaatgaatacTGTATCAGATGCAGGCAATCACACTTGCTCGGTccatatttttctcaaaacaatCTAATACATTGAGCTTTTAACACAGTATTACAATAAGCCTTCAATAAAGCGACTAAACGTTCCTTCgttagttctaaagtgacattttcaaaataaaaacggAGACTTGGGCTCAGCTATTAAACTgtaaaactgagatttgaatccatggtggaaggaagtagttctgcacaaaaaaagagttttttaaagacactctgctGTTTCttttgtatttacacacttgtgtgatcaaactgttgtataaacacaatatcacacttATAGCCATGCAATATAGCTATATCcgtatgctttaaaaaaaaaaaaaaagtgcaattaaTCACAGttatggaaaaaaaaacttaagccaATAACCAATGTGGTACCGATATTCTGTGCATCTCTACTATGTCTATCCAACTAATAAAACAGCAAGCCTCCTTGAGAAAAAAAAGCATCTGATTGTAATTTTCACAGAAGAACATGCAAGATGCCGATCTGACACCCTCTGGCTTGATGTCATCATGTTAATCAAAATCAAATCCATTAAGGCATAATAAGCAATTCGAGCAGCAGAGTCACGCTGATCTGACCAGGCAGATTGTGTCGGACTCTTCTCCACGCTATCATTACGCATCACAGTGAGAGGCGGCGCAAAGAGGAAGGGCAGACCTCTCGCTGCAGGCTGTAGACCCGTGACCTCTCCCTCCCCCCTCAAACTGCTCTGAAATCGGTGGCCTTTTAACACCGTTTCTCATCTGGCCTGTCTCATCGGCGGCTGCGTACAGGTGCGCTGCATAGCTGGAGGGAGAAAGTATCGAGGAAGATATTGATCAAACCGCTTTCAGGCCTTGAGCTGCAGGTCTGCGAGTCTCCTGTAATGAAAGGGTCTGCTTTGACAGGTGAGGTGCTAATGAGAAGAGTCTCATAAGGCCAAGGCTGACAGCTCTACAAGCCGCTGCTCTTTCAAACTGTCTCTAATGCATAGCCCGCTCACACTAACTCTATGACAGTCTAAACAAAGAGACCAGCCCTCATAAATCTCCTTCTCCACTTTCATACCTTCACTGGTTACATGGGACCTTTTAAACGTATATTACCTGACTATAAGTATGTGTACTCCAAGGTGGTTTTTAATACCCGGAGAACGCTATCTGTTAGTATTTGCTTTCTTAAACACTCTCTCAACATCAATTCTGTACAGCAAATCTATGAAACCACAATATAAGTGACCAGGGTAGTGCCTCTGATTTGGCAGCTTGGCTCAGAGAGGACACACCTGTGAGCAGTTGttcatgtacacacacacacttacacaataGTTTTGTCAGCAGCTCTGATTAAAAGGCAATAGCATGGCTGACAACATGCAAAACAAATGCAGATCACCACCTGAACGATCACAACTGCCTCGGAGGAGCATCTATTATTCAACTGATGTCACTGACACCGGTGCCCCTGCAgatgcatgcatttttttttttcattaaaggaATACTCCTGccagaaatgaaaattgtgtTATAATTAAAGGGTGTATGTTTGTCGGTGAACCCCAAATATATCTTTGAAGAACCCCTAAGCACATAAAAACAGGTTATAGTGACCACGTTTGTCAAGCTCCAAAATATGGTTTCTTGCACTACTACTGTGCAGCACCATTGTGATTCGACAGCACAAAATATACAGTCAGAATCTTAAACTAATTGACTCTCATAAGACAGTTCTATCTAGGGTATCAAAATATGAATGAATTACAAGActcaacaaactaaaatatattaattttgtcatgtctctctctctttatatatatatatatttgtcatgtcaatatatatctacataaaatataaaatataaaaaaaaaaacataaaaaccctTCTGGCTAATTCTGGCacattgtacatttatttattattgatgtGCAATGTCCCTGTCAAATAAAcccgaaataaaataaatgtaaaaatgaattaaaaatactTCTATATATTACATACAAGTATATTTaagtaaggaaaggaaaggaggtgacgtgaggccaagtatgatgagccatactaggaatttgtgctctgcatttaacccatccaagtgcacacacacagtagtgaacacacacacagtgaacacacacccagagcagtgggcagccattgctgcggcgcccggggagcagttgggggtttggtgccttgctcaagggactcacctcagtcgtggcattgagggtggagagagcgctggtaattcactccccccacctacaatccctgccggacctgagactcgaagccgcaacctttgggttacaagtccaactctctaaccattaggccacggctgcccccggcctaattaatattaatactaattaatactatttaattaataaataaaaaataatgaaaattaattatatttatacgaTAAAGTTTCAGATAGGTTACATATGAAAGCCTGTTGCTGCCACTGaaaaaattttgaattttttctcacaattacaagatataaacccgcaattctgacttttttcctcacaattttaagtttatatctaatatttattacattattatattatatattatatattttcctcagaattaaaaagatataaacttgcatttgcgagttataagtccaattttaaggggaaaaaactgttctcagaatttgcaagtttatattttacaattctgactttataactcacaattgtgagaaaaaaagtcaaaattgcgagatagaaaCACAATTATGAGAAGAGTCAGAACTGAGTTTTTATCTGAGAAAATTCTAATAAAAttgcattgtgagatataaacttttctgccaaaaaaactttttgcaaaaagggtcagaattgcaagatgtaaactcacaattgagagaaaagtcagaattgtgagataaaaatgtgcaattctgagaaaaaagtccaaattgtgagtttgtatcatgcaattctgattaaaaaaaaggcagaattacgagatgtaaacttgcaattgcaagaaaaaagaactgtggaaaaaaatgtattaagtgGCAGAAACACCAGTTACACTGGTTCTGTTAAAATTGAGTTTTTTTATTCTTTACTAAATATTTCTCACAAAGTGCTAAAAGAATCATTAATGAAATTAGTAAGGAACCACAAAAATTAAACTATTTATTCTATTTATACGATAAAATTGCAaaaagtgctactgaagtggaaaaaaaagataattataattattttttatttattacatctGTTCTGGTAAAATTTGAATcattttactaaatatcttttaCAAAGTGCTAAAAGAATCATTAATGAAATTAGTAAGGAACAACTTTGACAGAAATTCAGAATCATTAAACTAATTCCCAATCCTTGTACCGGATTTTGTCTGAACTAATGTTTTTCCTTTAAGATTATCTGGGCAAGCTCCAAAAATGTGTCAGCAGTCCATCAGGAGTTTAACCCTGCTGTTCATTTGAACAAATCCTCAGAGTTGATACGATTACAGATTAGTCGATAGGCTTGCATGCTTACTATCGTATTTTCTTCTCAAGCAGAGAAATAGTAAGTGACACTTAAATAAACACATCAATCTGCTCCGTTCAAATGTGTAGGTAGCACGTAATTCGGCCCAAGCAGTTTCACATATCTGCTCAGTCATGGAATCTAGCACCCTTCAGGGCCAAGTCATGCGGTGTATCAAAATACCTCTGTGCTGATCTAACCCcggcaaataaataaatcaagagCTCTGGCGGAAAAGAGCAGAACAGCCGGCGAGGGAACAGCGAGTCCCAATGCATAGTGAGGTGGGGTGTGTGAATGTGCACTGTGTGTGTGCAGGGGGGGTGCTATCCTGAGGAAGCGATAAGGGCCCTCCCTAGAGGAAAGGGGTGGCTGACCTGTTGTCGCCAGTGATGCAGGCAGCGCAGGTCCCCGTGGGCTCTTCGCTCTGCTCGTAGTAGTGGGCGTCCACGTGGGCCTCCTCTGCCTTCTCCTTAAGGATCTTCCCAAACTTATCCTTCCCAATGCAGCCGAAGAAGGTGGCCACTTTGTGCGGCTCCTGGATCATCCACTGAGAGGAAGGACGGATCGAGCAGGTGGGGGGAGCCAAAGGAAAGAGAGCAGAGGAAACACGATTATTCCAACACATAAACACAGCGTCCATATCTGacagttaacaaaaaaaaaagcacggAAATCACATATCCAGGATCTAGGAAGTTGTCTATATATTGACAATTCCTGGAAAGGCAAAACGGACTGTGGTTGAGGCCCTGTGCGTGCAACTCTGCGAGAGAATAACTAGTGAAAACAGGAAGTAATAGCAAACTGATAAGGAaaagaaacaaatacattttcTCAGATTCAGggttaaaaaaaatgctaaagtCAAGGAACAATAAGAGAGTCATTCTTTAAGCATTTCAATATAGCATTTGTTAGGAAAGTTACAGCAATAATGAAAACTTTCAaccttaaaatatttataatattttggtACTCATGGCATGACGCTTAATAAAACGTAGAGATGGCAAAAGACTTCTTTCTATATTTACAGTTTTAGAAGTCTTTAGCCATCTCCAAATATTTTGTAGCGTCTTACGCCATGCCCAccaaaatattatacatttaaaataaaaattgtatttatactatagtgccaaaagtattgggataCTTCTTCCTAATgaaaaggtttgactactttaataatttcca
Above is a genomic segment from Garra rufa chromosome 2, GarRuf1.0, whole genome shotgun sequence containing:
- the LOC141325907 gene encoding adenosine kinase-like: MASYEPKAKRIKLEEKKLRVSTTHVSSRVNERQNALFGMGNPLLDICAVVDKDFLDKYGLKPNDQILAEDKHKEMFEEIVKKFKVEYHAGGATQNSVKVAQWMIQEPHKVATFFGCIGKDKFGKILKEKAEEAHVDAHYYEQSEEPTGTCAACITGDNSYAAHLYAAADETGQMRNGVKRPPISEQFEGGGRGHGSTACSERSALPLCAASHCDA